The Capsicum annuum cultivar UCD-10X-F1 chromosome 3, UCD10Xv1.1, whole genome shotgun sequence genomic sequence AACCCCGCCACTCTTCCAAGTAGTAATTAAATTTTGATTGACGCAGAGATTGTTCAACAGATACGAAACTAAACCTTTTGCCGTGACAGGAGATGACTTAAGAACTGCGTATCCGTCTACTGATTGAATGGTTATGAGATAGAGAACCCACATAACCATGCAAGGAATAACATGTTAATGGAAAGGGCAATTACTGCTTTTTCTCTAATCAAAATTATTCAGTTAAAGAATTAACAAGCATTTTTAGGCAGGACCCTTCTTTCTATTTTGTACCCCATTATTGTTTTAAACTTGACCATGGTGTGTGTTTACAATACACCATGAAACACAACATTGGACTGGACTACAGGTCCATTCTGTTTCTCCATTCATTTGCTACTACATGATGATAATTTGATAAAGATATCAAGAAGAGTGACTTCATAATATGTCATTAATAAAATACACTTTTATTTCTGTTTCTATTGTTGGATctcaaattgataaaataaaacaccatctTATGAGATTTTTCAGCTACAAAAGGTACTCTTGCACTTCATTCTAAAATCTGTTTATTAGTAACATTTTGATGAAAAGCAAAGATGAAAAGTTTTGAGACTACATTTCCAGCTTtgatggatgaaaagagtccactTAGATGATTGTTGACCAGAATGGACAAAAATACCAGACAAGTTTCAGTTGTTGATATGAAGTATGGAAGAAAGTAAAAACATCTCAATGCCAGTCTGAACAATCAGCTTAAAAAGACAAAGATTAAAGGAGTTGAGGGTGTTCTTGGAAAATCCTTGGGAAGAGGCTAGAAATCTTGTATTGAAAATTGAAATGACATGGCAAGACAGTCAAAAGAAGAACAAACGAGAACAGAGAACAAAGAAAGGTAAGTGCAAAATGCCAACAAATAAGTAGCCTTTTGGAATGAGGTGAAATCATCAACATAcacgaaaaaagaaaaacaggTAAGGCATTAGCTCAAGGAAACTGCACAGAGAAGACAAAAAAAATGTAAGATTGATAGAATTTATTTAGGAACAAAGGAACTTCTCTTTAGTTAACATATACATCAGGTTGCAACCCtgtttctcttcttttatgtTACGGAATCATAGCTGTCTATTGAAGTATTTTTAGATTCAAATTTATatgtttatcaaaaaaaaaaaaattactaacatgattattttattatagtatatgtaatgaaaataacaataaaatgaaaaattaaattatgaaatttgagACGAGTAACATGcgatggagggagtaatatttttaAGGGAGGACATAAATGTCAGCTCGCCTAAAATATTTCCACTAATATAGCCATTAATTTGACAATTCCAATAGATAGCCATTTAGGTTTTTTCTATTAGATAGATTTAATAAAAGACCAATCCAACAACTCGGATCCCGTAAATAAATGATCTACCCGTTGACTAAACCCATAAACCCTATTTAATTTAACCTATTCCTTTACACGGCCATTTAACTTTTATGGGCAAAAAAAATTAGCTTCAATTTGCTGGTAGATTTAATCCATGTATGGCTTATGCATCTGACACTTAGTTAAAGCTATTTCCCTTGTTTGAATCTGGCATATTATTGTCATAAGAATTCTTAGTTTGAAGACCAATTATACTCGATTAATTATGTTGAATAAATTGtgttgggataagttatgatAGGATTAGTCATGccgagattattttttttttactgttatgcttgcacaaattttcacaaaattttagTTGAAGTTAACAAATTCATGAATAACGAATTACTATATATGCTTGCACATATTCTCtgtaaaaatttcaaaatcttatcATGCTCATCCCTATATGCACCACAAAATTGAGATTCATATCGATACACTCTGGCTACAAACAATACAAACAATTTTTAAGAGGAAGTAGATTACTCCTACAAACAATACAAACAATTTTTAAGCAGATAGAGGGAAGTAGATTACTCCTACAAACAATACAAACAATTTTTAAGCAGATAGAGGGAAGTGGATTACCCCTAATCTTAGGAGGATCAATTTGTTTCTGAGAAAGGGATTGAAGCTGTTCATCAAGCTTTCTCAACGCTTCACGGGCCTTATCTGCATCAATTTCAAATTCTGAATCTTTTTCTACTGCTTCAACCaaacaaatttttcttcttcttcttgtgttcATGAATGAATCCCATCTCTCAAAAATACAAGCAGAAAGAGAGATAGAATAGATAGAAGGATTATGCAAAGTGTTTGTGTGAAGTGAGAGACAATGGTGAAATAGCAGCATTTGAAACTCTGTGTTACAAGGGCCAACAAGTGGATAGTGTTGGTTATCTATAAAGTACAGACTGTAGTGTCCCTTCTTTGGTTTTTACAGTTATCTTCTCTGTCAGCAATTTGTTTGTAATATTTGGGTTATTACATAAATCAGTTTTTTGTTTATTACAGAAGTcttaaatcatatataaatatacacataaaataatattataataatttaaagttatttttttgttgttgtatattgattgTTTCTGGTGTAATATTTATAAAAGACACACGACCTTTAATTTCACATATAATATGATTATCAATAAAACATTCATTCTAGTTAATAAGATGTTGATCatttatttgtaatatattaaCTTGGATGTTATTGTTAaaacattaattattaatttacagtttgagttgtttaattcaaagttctaaaatatttttttaaaaggatttcttactaatattttctttcaaaaacattttttcctaatttaataATTCGAAGGAAAGCATTGGAGTAACCGATAAAGTTACTGTCATGTGATCACTtggaggtcacgagttcaagcagTGGAAACAGTCTCCTGCAAACAGAGTCGGAGATAGGATTTTTGCTGGgggttcaaaatttgaagaaaaaactaatttttgttgggggttcaaaatttgaagaaaaaattaatcaaaggaggttcaacatctattatatatatacctacaaattattttaatcatatattaataatataatttttcgtcgaaggagATTTGAATGAACCCATAGTAAAAGGTTGGTTGCGCCCCTCCCtacaaaaatgcaaggtaaagcTATATATAATAATCTTTATGATTCGATACTTCCGAATCTCGTGCATAACGAGAGCTTTCGTACATCGAATatgttcaattttctttttcctaatttagtaatttcacccaaatacatTTGACTTCCAAAATGCCTTTTCACACATAGGAAAAACACATTCATCATGATGACAAAAGCATGAAATCATCATGTTTGTATATCATCTTACTATAAtccaaattaaatataaaataataattaaaaaaaaactagctgtctttttcaacattcaacttacAGAGTTCCCTCAATCTGAACATTGtaaaaattttcatataaatagAGGAAGATAGTttacaaaaaaatacacaaaaaaataaataaattcaagaattgGTTCTATGAGAGCTATTTTTGGACAATTTTTAGTGAATTGTATACCATTTGTtagaaatacaaaaatatcaagaaagccaatttctttttttattagaaaaaatattattatgtctGAATCAAATGAATATGATTCTTGTTTTGATAATCCAAGATTGGTAATTAAGAAAGTTTTAGCTAAACCTCAAAGTGAAGGGAATGGTGCTGTTGTTAGAAGAAGCATTGGAAGGTATTaaattttgggattttattttttataagttttTTGTTGTTTgggtatttttcatttttttttcttatttggatAGTAATATAAGTTCATTTAAGAGAAATTTGTGTTTTGAAAGTTTGATTTAGATGTGTTTTCTTGATTTCCATGTTGTAAAGTTTCTGTTTTTATGTGAGTTCTTCTTGTCTTTTCTAGTATTGCTGGATAGAGTTACGTGATATTAGTGGGAGGTGATAGGTATctcgtggaattagttgaggtgtcCAAAAATGGCCCCGATACTACGattatcataaaaagaaaaaaagactgaAGTTTTTATGTGGGGTCATCCCATCTTTTCTAGTCTTGGTTGATAAAGTACCTGATGCGTGATATTAGTGGGAGGTGACAGGTGTGCCGTGGAATTAGTTGACGTGCCCAAAAATTGGCAGGACACTGtgagaaggtggaggtcctgggggaccgatactggaaaccacgtttgccggCGTGGGGGTCATGATGGTCGTGTGCATGTGTcgcactttatatatatatatatatagttgccTTGGTGGCTTTAGCTTTCCCTCGGTGTTTTCCCCGGTTCGTGCGGCTagcacgcactggggcccttccggTGGGGGGGagccggacccatatagcccgtgggtgcctttaggatggtccgagctacacagtccaagttaacggttttaaattcatgattaaaccTTGTCCCCTTCTTTGATCTTGCAGGCATGAATTGAGGAATCTTGATCCTTTCCTGATCTTGGATGAATTTTCAGGTATTTTGAGTTTATGTTCTTCGGACACTCGAAAAATGTTGTGGCATCCGTGTTGGATTCTCCGAAAATCATAgcttttggaggatctgacacgCACCCGACAGTAAAATAGTAGTAGAATATGTTGTTTGTTAACTTGtttttttttgagacaaatgaagTTGAAATAGTACTGTTTTATTGTTTCAGTTTCTGCCCCTGCTGGTTTTCCTGATCATCCACACAGAGGTTTCGAGACAGTAACTTACATGCTAGAGGTAAAAATAAATTTGTTGCGTAATTCAATCGAATAGTACTTGAGAGGGCCGACGAAAGGTGGAAAACGGAAGGCGTTTTCTTGTCCCCTTGAGCAGGCGGTGGTGGGGTGTGCCATGATGAAACAAGGGAATGAAAGGTCGCTTTGTGTTGGGTGCTCTTTAACCTCTCCATAATGATGGCTCCGTGGTCTTGGGATGCGAACTATCCAACGAAGTATTAGAGAAGAGCAAAGCGCCAAATGGCATACCCCGTTGAATCCGCTGAATCATATAGAAGCGGATGTAGTGTTTACTTCAGCCCAATATTTATCTTGAGCTGttggtctatcggaaacagcctctctacttctttggaggtagcggtatggactgtgtacattttaccctccccagaccccactttgtggtgatacactgggtttgttgttgttgtagaacgTAAATATACCTGTTAAATTACTAAAATTTTAACAAACATCCAACTCTGAACTCATAATTTCAAAAGTAAAACGAGCACTCAGGACATTGATGATGCTGATGTTGTGTTTTCATTTGCTTAGGGAGCGTTTACTCATCAAGATTTTGCTGGTCACAAGGGTACAATCAATACCGGTGATGTGCAGGTATAGCATTTTCAGCTCTTTTACGTTTTCACTCAcaatctatgttgctcggacccTCCAAAAAAGCCTAACTTTTGGTGGATTCGACAGACATCCGACAGTATacttgaagagtccgagcaacatagcttacATGAACAAAAGAGAAATTCTGATTGCTGATATACCTTTCTTGTTTTGAATGATATTGTAGTGGATGACAGCAGGAAGAGGTATAATTCACTCCGAAATGCCTGCCGGAGAAGGCAGTCAAAAAGGGTTGCAACTTTGGATAAATCTCTCGTCTAAGGACAAAATGTTAGTTATTTGCTCTGGTTGTCTTCTCTTTTCTACTGTCCATTGTAAACTTACAACTATAGGAAACTTTCGGTCTTATAATTCCTTTTGACCTATGTCGCTCGAACTCTTTGAAAGATGCACTACTGTTGGACGATCTGACACGCACCCGTTGGCATTTTTAAAGAGTCTGAGCAACACAACTTTTGACTCGACCCCATATAGATACTTTACACACCACCAATTTATTGCACTTCACTTTGACTAAATTCTCAAAGATTTTGGACATTTTATGAAATCATGTTcgcagaaatacaaggtaaggctgtgtacaATATACCCTTGTGGTGGGCCCTGAcgccgcgcatagcggtagctttagtgcaccgggctgcccttttatgTTCTTGAAATCAAGAACTATTTGTCCCAAATGTGACATCTAgacttatttttaaatttatgtatatCATCTCTAAACATGTCCCAATAGTCTTTCGAAAAATCGATTTTGCAGCTTGTTCAGCTCAGTTTGAATTAGCCCGAACCTATAATGTCCCAAGTCAAATTTATATTCCGAAAAGTGAAAACTTTGTGGCGTTTACATGGTCGATATAGTACCTCTTTTGCCTTCTTAATAACTATACTCGAAAACTATTGAAATATAAATTCTAAACTATGTTGCTCAGATCCTCCAGAAATGCTACCATGTCTGTGTTGGATCCTCCAGAAAAATGCTTAGCTTTTGGAGCATCCGAGCAACATAAATTTTAAATCGTTCTAGTTTCACCCTGCTCTGTGTATCACTAAGTTGAAAATACAACTGCAGGATTGAGCCAAGGTATCAAGAACTGCTGGACGAGGACATACCACGAGCAGAGAACAACGGGGTTAAAGTAAAAATTATAGCAGGTGAAGCGATGGGAGTCCAATCTCCAGTTTACACACGAACGCCTACAATGTACCTCGATTTCACCCTACAACCAACATCTTACCATCATCAAGCCATCCCAGAGTCTTGGAATGCGTTCGTGTATATAATCGAAGGAGAAGGTGTCTTCGGTATTACAAATTCAGGTCCGGTATCAGCTCACCATTGCTTGGTTTTAGGCCCCGGAGAAGGACTTAGCGTGTGGAACAAGTCGTCTAAGCCATTGAGATTTGTTCTGTTAGGTGGACAACCTCTTAACGAACCTGTGGTTCAACATGGTCCTTTCGTGATGAACTCACAAGACGAAATTGATCAAACTTTCGAGGATTATCAATACTGCAAGAATGGTTTTGAGAATGCTCGATACTGGAGATCCGGATACTGAAGAAATGGAGCCGAAATAATAATTACTgtaagctatgttgctcggaatCTTTAAAAATGCAGATAGATGTGtgtgttggatccttcaaaagttgTGTATCTTTCGAGGATTCAACGTAGGTGCAACAACATGTCAGGAGAGTACGAGCAACATAGACTATAAGCCACAAAATGcatcttttttatgttttttttttttttttaattatttcataaatatatccC encodes the following:
- the LOC107865674 gene encoding pirin-like protein is translated as MRAIFGQFLVNCIPFVRNTKISRKPISFFIRKNIIMSESNEYDSCFDNPRLVIKKVLAKPQSEGNGAVVRRSIGRHELRNLDPFLILDEFSVSAPAGFPDHPHRGFETVTYMLEGAFTHQDFAGHKGTINTGDVQWMTAGRGIIHSEMPAGEGSQKGLQLWINLSSKDKMIEPRYQELLDEDIPRAENNGVKVKIIAGEAMGVQSPVYTRTPTMYLDFTLQPTSYHHQAIPESWNAFVYIIEGEGVFGITNSGPVSAHHCLVLGPGEGLSVWNKSSKPLRFVLLGGQPLNEPVVQHGPFVMNSQDEIDQTFEDYQYCKNGFENARYWRSGY
- the LOC107864444 gene encoding uncharacterized protein LOC107864444, whose product is MLLFHHCLSLHTNTLHNPSIYSISLSACIFERWDSFMNTRRRRKICLVEAVEKDSEFEIDADKAREALRKLDEQLQSLSQKQIDPPKIRATEVTRASREVTESTNDLEGSFLTTLAFGLLLFTIFYNILFSTVIKPAIDGPETVAEVDLYASNS